The following proteins are encoded in a genomic region of Odontesthes bonariensis isolate fOdoBon6 chromosome 19, fOdoBon6.hap1, whole genome shotgun sequence:
- the LOC142369518 gene encoding uncharacterized protein LOC142369518, translating into MICRILLLIILTSCVCAATFVVNVPQSSYQAEEKHSITLEWTFTTKPDSSWSSLFIICDLITDHRVLLLYRVHEGAEVSESQNKWFAGRVQSDKDALREGRIRLNVSRLRTEDSGLYLCEVKTDYGSGSKSCRLNVTAAADHPQPQRPTESPQPDSSGIGFSSVMVLIAVAALILHIMLIYFCRQPLQNLYIRVEKMICRILLLIILTSCVCAATFVVNVPQSSYQAEEKHSITLEWTFPTKPDSSWSSLYIICELITDDSGSFLYHVHEGAEVSESQDEEFAGRVQSDKDALREGRIRLNVSKLRTEDSGLYVCEVKNDYGSGSGRCRLNVTAAADLSQPQRPTESPQPDSPGGISRYAVLALIGVGVAAAVVAVALLIKLVLRRSFSKSTQKTANSRAVFYQKPNYN; encoded by the exons ATGATCTGCAGGATCCTGCTGCTCATCATCCTCACTTCATGTGTCTGTG CAGCAACATTTGTAGTGAATGTGCCACAGAGCTCCTATCAGGCAGAGGAGAAGCACAGCATCACTCTGGAGTGGACGTTCACAACCAAACCTGACAGCTCCTGGAGCTCCCTGTTTATCATCTGTGACCTGATAACTGATCACAGAGTTTTACTCCTGTATCGTGTTCATGAAGGTGCTGAGGTGTCAGAGTCTCAGAATAAATGGTTTGCAGGACGAGTCCAGAGTGACAAAGACGCCCTCAGAGAAGGACGAATCAGACTTAATGTGTCCAGACTCAGGACTGAGGACTCTGGTCTGTATCTGTGTGAAGTGAAGACTGATTATGGCTCCGGCTCTAAAAGCTGTCGACTCAACGTCACTG CAGCTGCTGATCACCCCCAACCTCAGAGACCGACTGAGAGTCCACAACCAGACAGTTCAGGGATCGGCTTCAGTTCTGTTATGGTTCTGATAGCAGTAGCAGCACTAATTCTGCATATCATGCTCATTTACTTTTGCCGTCAGCCTCTTCAGAACCTTTACATCCGTGT GGAGAAGATGATCTGCAGGATCCTGCTGCTCATCATCCTCACTTCATGTGTCTGTG CAGCAACATTTGTAGTGAATGTGCCACAGAGCTCCTATCAGGCAGAGGAGAAGCACAGCATCACTCTGGAGTGGACGTTCCCAACCAAACCTGACAGCTCCTGGAGCTCCCTGTATATCATCTGTGAACTGATAACTGATGACAGTGGCTCATTCCTGTATCATGTTCATGAAGGTGCTGAGGTGTCAGAGTCTCAGGATGAAGAGTTTGCAGGACGAGTCCAGAGTGACAAAGACGCCCTCAGAGAAGGACGAATCAGACTTAATGTGTCCAAACTCAGGACTGAGGACTCtggtctgtatgtgtgtgaagtGAAGAATGATTATGGCTCCGGCTCTGGAAGATGTCGACTCAACGTCACTG CAGCTGCTGATCTCTCCCAACCTCAGAGACCGACTGAGAGTCCACAACCAGACAGTCCAGGAGGGATCAGCCGCTATGCTGTACTGGCACTGATAGGAGTAGgagtagcagcagcagtagtTGCAGTAGCTCTGCTTATCAAACTCGTCTTGCGTCGTAGTTTCTCTAAATCCACCCAAAAGACAGCAAACTCCAGAGCAGTTTTTTATCAGAAACCAAACTACAATTAA
- the LOC142369212 gene encoding uncharacterized protein LOC142369212 produces MRRLFTSVSSHREKMICRILLLIILTSCVCAATFVVNVPQSSYQAEEKHSITLEWTFTTKPDSSWSPLFIFCDLITNHRILLLYHVYEGVEVSESQDEEFAGRVQSDKDALREGRIRLNVSRLRTEDSGLYVCNVKNDYGSGSGSCQLNVTAAADLSQPQRSTESPQPDSRGWIRLYALFNRTLKVHEASFPAHPDRPLTFSPLRPSS; encoded by the exons atgaGGCGACTCTTCACCTCTGTCTCCTCTCACAGGGAGAAGATGATCTGCAGGATCCTGCTGCTCATCATCCTCACTTCATGTGTCTGTG CAGCAACATTTGTAGTGAATGTGCCACAGAGCTCCTATCAGGCAGAGGAGAAGCACAGCATCACTCTGGAGTGGACGTTCACAACCAAACCTGACAGCTCCTGGAGCCCCCTGTTTATCTTCTGTGACCTGATAACTAATCACAGAATTTTACTCCTGTATCATGTTTATGAAGGTGTTGAGGTGTCAGAGTCTCAGGATGAAGAGTTTGCAGGACGAGTCCAGAGTGACAAAGACGCCCTCAGAGAAGGACGAATCAGACTTAATGTGTCCAGACTCAGGACTGAGGACTCTGGTCTGTATGTGTGTAACGTGAAGAATGATTATGGCTCCGGCTCTGGAAGCTGTCAACTCAACGTCACTG CAGCTGCTGATCTCTCCCAACCTCAGAGATCGACTGAGAGTCCACAaccagacagcagaggatggatcaGACTCTATGCT TTATTTAACAGAACCCTGAAGGTCCATGAAGCATCTTTTCCTGCACATCCAGACAGACCTCTGACCTTTTCACCTCTCAGACCGTCTTCATGA